The sequence GCGGCTCGACCGTGACGTCGGCGGGGTCGCCGGCCATGCGCGAGCGATTCAGGCGGTCCTGGACGATCTGGATCGAGCTCATCATCACCGAGAAGACGCTGGGACGGCCTTCCTCGCGGCCGAAGATCTGGCGCATCATCAGCGTCTGCGGACTCAGCGCCTTCACCGGGTTCTCCCGGATGCGCGCCAGCAGGTCGTCGAAATGCAGATCCTCGTCGATCAGATCGGCGGCGAGGTTGTTCTTGCCGAAGACGTCGCCGTTGAGATTGACGGCGATGACCAGGCGGGCGCCCAGGGCGCGGCAGACGCTGACCGGGACGGGATTGACCATGGCGCCGTCGACCAGCCAGCGATCCTTGACCTTCACCGGCGGAAAGATGCCGGGCAGGGCGTAGGAGGCGGTGATCGCGGGCACCAGCGGGCCGTCGCGCAGCCAGATCTCGTGCCCGGTGGCGAGTTCGGTGGTGACGGCGGCGAACTTCACCGCCATCTCCTCGATGCGCACCTCGCCGCAGTCCTGCTCCAGGCGGCGGACCAGCTTGCGTCCGCCCATCAGACCGCCACCGCCGAAGGCGAGGTCCATGTAGCGGAACATGCGTCCCCGCGTCAGCTCGCCGGCCCAGTGCTCCATCGCGTCCAGCTTGCCGGCGGCGTAGGTGCCGCCGACCAGCGCGCCGATCGAGGTGCCGCAGATGATGTCGGGGGCGATGCCGGCCTGCTCGAGACGGCGCAGCACGCCGATATGCGCCCATCCGCGGGCGATGCCGGCGCCCAGGGCCAGGCCGATGACGGGTTTCTTCACCTTGTCCGCGCGCCTCCTCCGTCCGCTTTACCCAGCGTCCGATTGTGTTCGCAGATTTTCGCCGCCGGCAAGCGAATTGGGGACTTGACGGCGGCGGGCGATAAGTCCATTTACCCCCGGCGTCGGGCGACACGGAGGTTCTCTCCGAATTCGCTTGCGAGGCGGGTCCACTCCGCCTAGATTGAAAGTTCTCGACACATGCCGAACCGATTCGGGCCTGCGCCCGTCGGCGAGGTTGTCTCCGTCCTCCGGGACGGGCGCTCTTTGACATTGTGGTTATATGGAAGGGGATATGCGGCTGGCGGCTGGTGCTGTCCGGACTGTCTGGTGACGGTTCGCGGTACGTTTGGTTGTCTGTCGGCATATCCTGATCGCTTGAGCGTCGGGCGGGCAGGTCTTCACTTGATGGAGGCTGCGGGTCCCCCCGGATCCGCGGGAATGTTTTTTCCCGGGTCTGTCCGGCGTAAGGACGGGTGTGCCGATGCTTCCCGAACCGGTTTCGGCCGGGGGCGGGGGTTATCGGACAACCGACGTGCGGGGAAGCTTTTCCGGAGCAATCCGGGGGAGACTTCCGACGTTCAAACTTGAGAGTTTGATCCTGGCTCAGAACGAACGCTGGCGGCAGGCCTAACACATGCAAGTCGAGCGCCCCCTTCGGGGGGAGCGGCGAACGGGTGAGTAACGCGTGGGAACGTACCGATCGGTCTGGGACAACCCCGGGAAACTGGGGCTAATACCGGATGCGCTCTACGGAGGAAAGATTTATCGCCGATTGATCGGCCCGCGTTGGATTAGCTTGTTGGTGAGGTAACGGCTCACCAAGGCGACGATCCATAGCTGGTCTGAGAGGATGATCAGCCACACTGGGACTGAGACACGGCCCAGACTCCTACGGGAGGCAGCAGTGGGGAATCTTGGACAATGGGCGAAAGCCTGATCCAGCCATGCCGCGTGAGTGAAGAAGGCCTTAGGGTTGTAAAGCTCTTTCAGCGGGGACGATAATGACGGTACCCGCAGAAGAAGCCCCGGCTAACTCCGTGCCAGCAGCCGCGGTAAGACGGAGGGGGCTAGCGTTGTTCGGAATTACTGGGCGTAAAGCGCGCGTAGGCGGCGCGTTAAGTCAGAGGTGAAAGCCCGGGGCTCAACCCCGGAACAGCCTTTGAGACTGGCGTGCTTGAGTGCGGGAGAGGTGAGTGGAATTCCCAGTGTAGAGGTGAAATTCGTAGATATTGGGAAGAACACCAGTGGCGAAGGCGGCTCACTGGCCCGTAACTGACGCTGAGGTGCGAAAGCGTGGGGAGCAAACAGGATTAGATACCCTGGTAGTCCACGCCGTAAACGATGAGAGCTAGTCGTCGGGGCGCTTGCGCTTCGGTGACGCAGTTAACGCATTAAGCTCTCCGCCTGGGGAGTACGGCCGCAAGGTTAAAACTCAAAGGAATTGACGGGGGCCCGCACAAGCGGTGGAGCATGTGGTTTAATTCGAAGCAACGCGCAGAACCTTACCAGCTCTTGACATCCCGATCGCGGGGACCGGAGACGGACCCCTTCAGTTCGGCTGGATCGGTGACAGGTGCTGCATGGCTGTCGTCAGCTCGTGTCGTGAGATGTTGGGTTAAGTCCCGCAACGAGCGCAACCCTTGCCTTCAGTTGCCATCGGTTCGGCCGGGCACTCTGGAGGAACTGCCGGTGACAAGCCGGAGGAAGGTGGGGATGACGTCAAGTCCTCATGGCCCTTACGGGCTGGGCTACACACGTGCTACAATGGCGGTGACAGTGGGCAGCGAAGGGGCGACCTGGAGCGAATCCCCAAAAACCGTCTCAGTTCGGATTGTTCTCTGCAACTCGAGAGCATGAAGTTGGAATCGCTAGTAATCGCGGAACAGCATGCCGCGGTGAATACGTTCCCGGGCCTTGTACACACCGCCCGTCACACCATGGGAGTTGGCTTGACCCGAAGACGGTGCGCTAACCTGCTTGCAGGAGGCAGCCGGCCACGGTCAGGTCAGCGACTGGGGTGAAGTCGTAACAAGGTAGCCGTAGGGGAACCTGCGGCTGGATCACCTCCTTTCTAAGGACAGATCGGGTTGAAAGTCACCGTGGGCGTCTTCGGGCGTCCGGATGCGGTGGTCTTTACCCATCATCCGAAGAACAAGGCGCCGTTCCTGTCAGGACGGCGCCGCACAACCAGGCGAAGCGCCGCCCGGCATACGGGCCGCGCCGGCCGCCGGCCTCATATCTCCTTCCACCTTCCGGATCCGCCGGGGGCGTTCAGCCCCGGGCGGCGCCGTCTCTGGACCCCGGGCCTGTAGCTCAGTTGGTTAGAGCGCACGCCTGATAAGCGTGAGGTCGGTAGTTCAAATCTACCCAGGCCCACCAACACCGACCTGCAGGTACAGGCCGCAGATACAGGCCCGATTGTCCGGCATCGCCCGGGCGCGGGCATCGGCTTCGGGGCCGTAGCTCAGCTGGGAGAGCGCCTGCTTTGCAAGCAGGGGGTCACCGGTTCGAACCCGGTCGGCTCCACCACGCCGCCGGAACCGGCGACGTGTCCCGGACACCGATCCGGGACCTCGGGCAGCCTGCCTGAGCGGCTTGAGGAGACGCGGAAGGAAGGACATGGAGCGGCGGTCCGTCGAAGGGCCGCCTTCCGATGGACCGAACGGCGTGGCCCCTGGGGGTGCGCGCCGTTCCGCCGATCGGAAGCTTCGCCGGGTTCGCCCGGCGGCCGATCCGCTGATTGACATTGTGAAGAGGGTTCGAACGCGCGACGCGTTCCGGCATGGCGAAGGGGCTTCGGCCCCCGGTTCTGGCGGAAGGCGTCCCATGGCCGCCTGGCGGCGATGGCGCCGCGTTCGAGATGCAAGCTGAAATGAGAAATACCGTGATCTCCCGTGGCGACGGGCGGGACGGTCCTTCGGGACCGTCGTTCCCTGAGCATGGGTGGAGAGTTGAACGGATATCTCTCGAGTGTCTGAAGGGCGTTTGGCGGATGCCTTGGCGCATGGAGGCGATGAAGGACGTGGCACGCTGCGATAAGCCCCGGGGAGCCGTGAGCAGGCTTTGATCCGGGGATCTCCGAATGGGGAAACCCATCCATTTATGGATATCCCGATCTGAATACATAGGGTCGGGAGGCGAACCCGGCGAACTGAAACATCTCAGTAGCCGGAGGAAAGGACATCAACAGAGACTCCCCTAGTAGTGGCGAGCGAACGGGGACCAGGCCAGTGCCGATCGGAAGCGAACCGGAATCTTCTGGAAAGTCGGACCATAGCGGGTGACAGTCCCGTACGGGTCAGCGACCGATCGGACTTGAGTAGGGCGGGGCACGTGAAACCCTGTCTGAACATGGGGGGACCACCCTCCAAGCCTAAGTACTC comes from Minwuia thermotolerans and encodes:
- a CDS encoding patatin-like phospholipase family protein encodes the protein MKKPVIGLALGAGIARGWAHIGVLRRLEQAGIAPDIICGTSIGALVGGTYAAGKLDAMEHWAGELTRGRMFRYMDLAFGGGGLMGGRKLVRRLEQDCGEVRIEEMAVKFAAVTTELATGHEIWLRDGPLVPAITASYALPGIFPPVKVKDRWLVDGAMVNPVPVSVCRALGARLVIAVNLNGDVFGKNNLAADLIDEDLHFDDLLARIRENPVKALSPQTLMMRQIFGREEGRPSVFSVMMSSIQIVQDRLNRSRMAGDPADVTVEPRLSHIGLLEFDRAEEAIREGREAVERALPGIADAYAVLA